DNA from Aquificaceae bacterium:
AAGCCTTTGCATACTACCTTCAAAGAGCAGTTCTTTACTGAAAGGCTTTACCATAAAGTCTTGGCAGGTGGCTACCTCTTCTACTCTAAAATACTTTACATGACCGCAGAAAGACAGCTCATAGACGGGCTTGTAAATGCCACCTATCCAGTGGCGAGGGGTGCAGGAAGTGTCCTTAGAATGCTTCAAGCAGGCAAGTTAAACCTTTATGCCTTGTTTATGGCTTTTGGCTTTTTGGCTTTGCTTTTCATAACAATTTTGTGGAGGTAAAGGATGGAAAACCTTCTAAACATCGCCATATTCTTGCCACTGCTCGGTGCTATCCTTGTGGGAATAGTTAGAAACGAAAAGTTTTCCAAAGTAGTATCTCTAAGCATATCCTCTGTGGTGTTTCTCATAATACTTTATCTTTTCCTCAACTTTGACTGGTCTGCTCAAGGCTTTCAGTATGTGACAAAGCTAAACTGGATACCCTCCTTAGGCATCTCCTACCATGTGGGTGTGGATGGTATGGCTATTTCCTTGCTATTGATGACCTCTTTGGTCTTTGTGTCCGCCTTTTTGTGGTCCCTTAAGATAGAGGACAGACCAAATCTATACTTTGCCCTCTTTCTTGCCCTTGAGACCGCCTGTCTTGGAGTTTTCTCC
Protein-coding regions in this window:
- a CDS encoding NADH-quinone oxidoreductase subunit L, with product KPLHTTFKEQFFTERLYHKVLAGGYLFYSKILYMTAERQLIDGLVNATYPVARGAGSVLRMLQAGKLNLYALFMAFGFLALLFITILWR